The following are encoded together in the Salvia hispanica cultivar TCC Black 2014 chromosome 6, UniMelb_Shisp_WGS_1.0, whole genome shotgun sequence genome:
- the LOC125193336 gene encoding WAT1-related protein At4g30420-like, giving the protein MKMGLMEYYKPIIVMLGCQLLYAGTSLFARIALLEGMSSSVFVVYRQFIGFLLMAPFAYFSRKGKDDCCLNWKSFWLIFSLSFVGVTVYNNSYYMGLTLVSTSVASAMCNTAPAITFLMAYTLGLEKVGRSWGSFAKIIGTVVCVSGAAVMAFLEGPKLLQVAVGVGDDHTRLIGCFLIFASSCCWSFTLILQARVNESYPDYVSMTALMCLMASLQSGIFTMSVAPSMNVWKLTTPIQIFSCLFAGMSSAITFFTQAWCVAKRGPLFSALFQPLCTVIVTVLGYIFLHEDLYLGSVTGGVAVIIGLYIVLWGKSKDNNSSTEEMIKKTLDPQICESCKIDLEEPLLPEKTSKNDD; this is encoded by the exons ATGAAAATGGGATTAATGGAATATTACAAGCCCATAATTGTGATGTTAGGCTGTCAGTTGTTGTATGCAGGTACAAGTCTATTTGCTAGAATTGCCCTTTTGGAAGGGATGAGCTCTAGCGTCTTTGTTGTCTATAGACAATTCATTGGTTTCTTGCTTATGGCCCCTTTTGCTTATTTTTCACg GAAAGGAAAAGATGATTGTTGTTTGAATTGGAAGAGCTTTTGGTTGATATTTTCGCTCTCTTTTGTGGG TGTAACAGTTTACAACAACTCATACTACATGGGCTTGACTCTAGTCTCAACATCAGTGGCAAGTGCCATGTGCAATACAGCGCCTGCTATCACCTTTCTTATGGCTTACACCTTGGg gTTAGAAAAAGTTGGGCGAAGTTGGGGTAGCTTCGCTAAGATTATTGGAACagttgtgtgtgtgagtggTGCTGCTGTGATGGCCTTTCTAGAAGGTCCCAAATTACTTCAAGTGGCAGTTGGAGTTGGAGATGATCACACAAGATTGATTGGCTGCTTCCTCATCTTTGCTAGCTCATGTTGCTGGTCCTTTACTCTAATTTTGCAG GCGCGTGTAAACGAGTCCTACCCAGACTATGTTTCGATGACGGCCTTGATGTGCCTAATGGCATCGCTACAATCGGGAATCTTCACGATGAGTGTGGCGCCAAGTATGAATGTGTGGAAACTCACTACCCCAATTCAAATATTCTCTTGTCTATTTGcg ggtatGAGCTCAGCAATAACTTTCTTCACTCAAGCATGGTGTGTAGCAAAAAGAGGACCCCTTTTCTCAGCTCTATTTCAGCCCCTATGTACAGTCATTGTGACAGTTCTTGGCTACATCTTCTTGCATGAAGACTTGTACCTTGGAAG TGTGACAGGAGGAGTGGCAGTGATAATTGGACTATACATTGTGCTATGGGGTAAATCAAAAGACAATAATAGTAGCACGGAAGAGATGATAAAGAAAACATTGGATCCCCAAATATGTGAAAGTTGTAAAATTGATTTGGAAGAGCCCCTTTTGCCTGAAAAAACATCGAAAAATGATGATTGA
- the LOC125193337 gene encoding WAT1-related protein At4g30420-like isoform X2 produces the protein MGLEYYKPIIVMLGCQLLYAGTNLFVRAALLEEMSSSVFVVYRQFIGFLLMAPFAYFSRKGKDGCCLNWKSFWLIFLLSFVGLEKVGRSWGSFAKIIGTVVCVSGAAVMAFLEGPKLLEVAVGDDHERLIGCFLIFASSCCWSFALILQARVNESYPDYVSMTALMCLMASLQSGIFTMIVAPSMNVWKLTTPIQIFSCLFAGMTSAITFFAQAWCVARRGPLFSALFQPLCTVIVTVLGYIFLHEDLYLGSVTGGVAVIIGLYIVLWGKSKDNNSSTEEMIKKTLDPQICESCKIDLEEPLLPEKPSN, from the exons ATGGGATTGGAGTATTACAAGCCCATAATTGTGATGTTAGGATGTCAGTTGTTGTATGCAGGTACAAATCTATTTGTTAGAGCTGCCCTTTTGGAAGAGATGAGCTCTAGTGTCTTTGTGGTCTACAGACAATTCATTGGTTTCTTGCTTATGGCCCCTTTTGCTTATTTTTCACG GAAAGGAAAAGATGGTTGTTGTTTGAATTGGAAGAGCTTTTGGTTGATATTTTTGCTCTCTTTTGTGGG gttaGAAAAAGTTGGGCGAAGTTGGGGTAGCTTTGCTAAAATTATTGGAACagttgtgtgtgtgagtggTGCTGCTGTGATGGCCTTTCTAGAAGGTCCCAAATTACTTGAGGTGGCAGTTGGAGATGATCACGAAAGATTGATTGGCTGCTTCCTCATCTTTGCTAGCTCATGTTGCTGGTCTTTTGCCCTAATTTTGCAG GCGCGTGTAAACGAGTCCTACCCCGACTATGTTTCAATGACGGCCTTGATGTGCCTAATGGCATCGCTACAATCGGGAATCTTCACGATGATTGTGGCGCCGAGTATGAATGTTTGGAAACTCACTACCCCAATTCAAATATTCTCTTGCCTATTTGcg ggtATGACTTCAGCAATAACTTTCTTCGCTCAAGCATGGTGCGTAGCAAGAAGAGGACCCCTTTTCTCAGCTCTGTTTCAGCCCCTGTGTACAGTCATTGTGACAGTTCTTGGCTACATCTTCTTACATGAAGATTTGTACCTTGGAAG TGTGACAGGAGGAGTGGCAGTGATAATTGGACTATACATTGTGCTATGGGGTAAATCAAAAGACAATAATAGTAGCACGGAAGAGATGATAAAGAAAACATTGGATCCCCAAATATGTGAAAGTTGCAAAATTGATTTGGAAGAGCCCCTTCTGCCTGAAAAACCATCGAATTGA
- the LOC125193337 gene encoding WAT1-related protein At4g30420-like isoform X1, translated as MGLEYYKPIIVMLGCQLLYAGTNLFVRAALLEEMSSSVFVVYRQFIGFLLMAPFAYFSRKGKDGCCLNWKSFWLIFLLSFVGVTANHNSYYMGMTLVSTSVASAMYNLAPAITFLMAYTLGLEKVGRSWGSFAKIIGTVVCVSGAAVMAFLEGPKLLEVAVGDDHERLIGCFLIFASSCCWSFALILQARVNESYPDYVSMTALMCLMASLQSGIFTMIVAPSMNVWKLTTPIQIFSCLFAGMTSAITFFAQAWCVARRGPLFSALFQPLCTVIVTVLGYIFLHEDLYLGSVTGGVAVIIGLYIVLWGKSKDNNSSTEEMIKKTLDPQICESCKIDLEEPLLPEKPSN; from the exons ATGGGATTGGAGTATTACAAGCCCATAATTGTGATGTTAGGATGTCAGTTGTTGTATGCAGGTACAAATCTATTTGTTAGAGCTGCCCTTTTGGAAGAGATGAGCTCTAGTGTCTTTGTGGTCTACAGACAATTCATTGGTTTCTTGCTTATGGCCCCTTTTGCTTATTTTTCACG GAAAGGAAAAGATGGTTGTTGTTTGAATTGGAAGAGCTTTTGGTTGATATTTTTGCTCTCTTTTGTGGG TGTGACAGCTAACCACAACTCATACTACATGGGCATGACTCTAGTCTCAACATCAGTAGCAAGTGCCATGTACAATTTGGCGCCTGCTATCACCTTTCTTATGGCTTACACCTTGGg gttaGAAAAAGTTGGGCGAAGTTGGGGTAGCTTTGCTAAAATTATTGGAACagttgtgtgtgtgagtggTGCTGCTGTGATGGCCTTTCTAGAAGGTCCCAAATTACTTGAGGTGGCAGTTGGAGATGATCACGAAAGATTGATTGGCTGCTTCCTCATCTTTGCTAGCTCATGTTGCTGGTCTTTTGCCCTAATTTTGCAG GCGCGTGTAAACGAGTCCTACCCCGACTATGTTTCAATGACGGCCTTGATGTGCCTAATGGCATCGCTACAATCGGGAATCTTCACGATGATTGTGGCGCCGAGTATGAATGTTTGGAAACTCACTACCCCAATTCAAATATTCTCTTGCCTATTTGcg ggtATGACTTCAGCAATAACTTTCTTCGCTCAAGCATGGTGCGTAGCAAGAAGAGGACCCCTTTTCTCAGCTCTGTTTCAGCCCCTGTGTACAGTCATTGTGACAGTTCTTGGCTACATCTTCTTACATGAAGATTTGTACCTTGGAAG TGTGACAGGAGGAGTGGCAGTGATAATTGGACTATACATTGTGCTATGGGGTAAATCAAAAGACAATAATAGTAGCACGGAAGAGATGATAAAGAAAACATTGGATCCCCAAATATGTGAAAGTTGCAAAATTGATTTGGAAGAGCCCCTTCTGCCTGAAAAACCATCGAATTGA